From one Lolium rigidum isolate FL_2022 chromosome 4, APGP_CSIRO_Lrig_0.1, whole genome shotgun sequence genomic stretch:
- the LOC124649933 gene encoding auxin transporter-like protein 3, producing MASETVAGSVLADEKGPSGLRRYQAGAEEEEEHAGEGGGKSRLSGLLWHGGSAYDAWFSCASNQVAQVLLTLPYSFAQLGMVSGILFQLFYGLLGSWTAYLISILYLEYRTRREKDKVDFRNHVIQWFEVLDGLLGRHWRNVGLAFNCTFLLFGSVIQLIGCASNIYYVNDHLDKRTWTYIFGACCATTVFIPSFHNYRVWSFLGLLMTTYTAWYIAVASLMHGQVEGVKHSGPTTIMLYFTGATNILYTFGGHAVTVEVMHAMWRPQKFKAIYLLATLYVLTLTLPSASAAYWAFGDQLLTHSNALSLLPRDAWRDAAVVLMLIHQFITFGFACTPLYFVWEKLIGLHDCRSLCKRAAARLPVVVPIWFLAIIFPFFGPINSAVGSLLVSFTVYIIPAMAHMCTFRSPQSRENAVERPPKFAGGWTGAYVINSFVVAWVLVVGFGFGGWASITNFVQQVNTFGLFAKCYQCPPHPAVASPLLPPSSMAPSPSMPFIFNMTGMLAPMSAPSPAPAPLHFAFPHHHHRHHRHGL from the exons ATGGCGTCCGAGACGGTGGCCGGGAGCGTATTAGCCGACGAGAAGGGGCCATCCGGCCTGAGGCGTTACCAGGCGggtgccgaggaggaggaggagcacgccggcgagggcggcggcaagTCCCGGCTGTCCGGGCTGCTCTGGCACGGCGGGTCGGCGTACGACGCTTGGTTCAGCTGTGCGTCGAACCAGGTGGCCCAGGTGCTCCTGACGCTCCCCTACTCCTTCGCGCAGCTGGGCATGGTGAGCGGCATCCTGTTCCAGCTCTTCTACGGCCTCCTGGGCAGCTGGACCGCCTACCTCATCAGTATCCTCTACCTGGAGTACCGCACCCGCAGGGAGAAGGACAAGGTGGACTTCCGCAACCACGTCATCCAG TGGTTCGAGGTGCTGGACGGGCTGCTGGGCAGGCACTGGAGGAACGTGGGTCTGGCCTTCAACTGCACCTTCCTGCTCTTCGGCTCCGTGATCCAGCTCATCGGCTGCGCCAGCAACATCTACTACGTGAACGACCACCTGGACAAGCGGACGTGGACCTACATCTTCGGCGCCTGCTGCGCCACCACCGTCTTCATCCCCTCCTTCCACAACTACCGCGTCTGGTCCTTCCTCGGCCTCCTCATGACCACCTACACCGCCTGGTacatcgccgtcgcctccctcaTGCACGGCCAGGTCGAGGGCGTCAAGCACTCCGGCCCCACCACCATCATGCTCTACTTCACCGGGGCTACCAACATTCTATACACCTTCGGGGGCCACGCTGTCACCGT GGAGGTGATGCACGCGATGTGGCGGCCGCAGAAGTTCAAGGCCATCTACCTGCTGGCCACCCTGTACGTGCTCACCCTGACGCtgccgtcggcgtcggcggcgtaCTGGGCCTTCGGCGACCAGCTGCTCACGCACTCTAACGCGCTCTCCCTGCTCCCGAGGGACGCCTGGCGCGACGCCGCCGTGGTGCTAATGCTGATCCACCAGTTCATCACCTTCGGCTTCGCATGCACCCCGCTCTACTTCGTCTGGGAGAAGCTCATCGGACTCCATGACTGCCGCAGCCTCTGCAAGCGCGCCGCTGCGAGGCTCCCCGTCGTCGTCCCCATCTGGTTCCTCGCCATCATCTTCCCCTTCTTCGGGCCAATCAACTCCGCGGTGGGATCGCTCCTCGTCAGCTTCACCGTCTACATCATCCCCGCCATGGCGCACATGTGCACCTTCAGATCACCACAGTCCCGAGAG AACGCGGTGGAGCGGCCGCCAAAGTTTGCCGGTGGCTGGACCGGGGCGTATGTGATCAACTCCTTCGTGGTCGCGTGGGTGCTCGTGGTGGGCTTCGGGTTCGGCGGATGGGCCAGCATCACCAACTTCGTGCAGCAGGTCAACACCTTCGGCCTCTTCGCCAAGTGCTACCAGTGCCCGCCTCACCCCGCCGTCGCGTCGCCGCTCCTACCACCATCATCCATGGCACCGAGCCCGTCTATGCCCTTTATTTTCAACATGACCGGCATGCTGGCCCCGATGTCTGCCCCATCTCCAGCTCCGGCTCCGCTGCATTTTGCTTTCCCCCACCACCATCACCGGCACCACCGCCACGGTCTGTAA